GAGGCCGGACGTGTCAACAAATCAGAACTACCTCGCCGTCATCAAGGTCGTCGGTATCGGCGGCGGTGGTGTCAACGCCGTCAACCGCATGATCGAACTCGGTCTCCGCGGAGTCGAATTCATCGCAATCAACACCGATGCGCAGGCGCTGCTCATGAGCGACGCCGACGTCAAGCTCGACGTCGGCCGCGATCTCACCCGCGGACTGGGTGCCGGGGCCGACCCCGAGGTCGGTCGCCGCGCCGCCGAAGACCACGCCGAGGAGATCGAGGAGGCGCTTGCGGGCGCCGACATGGTCTTCGTCACGGCCGGCGAGGGCGGTGGCACGGGCACCGGTGGCGCGCCCGTCATCGCGCGCATCGCGAAATCGATCGGCGCCCTGACCATCGGTGTCGTCACGAAGCCGTTCGGGTTCGAGGGCAAGCGTCGCCAGACGCAGGCCGAGCAGGGTGTGGCGCGGCTGAAAGAAGAAGTCGACACGCTCATCGTCGTGCCGAACGACCGCCTGCTCGAGATCAGCGACCGCGGGATCTCGATGCTCGAGGCGTTCGCGACGGCCGACCAGGTGCTGCTCGCCGGAGTGCAGGGCATCACCGACCTCATCACCACGCCCGGCCTCATCAACCTCGACTTCGCCGACGTCAAGTCGGTCATGCAGGGCGCGGGTTCCGCGCTCATGGGCATCGGCTCGTCGCGAGGAGCCGATCGTGCGATCAAGGCGGCCGAACTCGCTGTCGCGAGCCCACTGCTCGAGGCCTCGATCGACGGCGCACACGGAGTGCTCCTCTCGATCCAGGGCGGCTCCAACCTCGGCATCTTCGAGATCAACGACGCGGCACGCCTCGTGCAGGAGGCGGTGCACCCGGAGGCCAACATCATCTTCGGCGCCGTGATCGACGACACCCTCGGCGATGAGGTTCGCGTCACGGTCATCGCCGCGGGATTCGACGGGGGCGAGCCGAGCTCGAGCGCGAAGCCCGTCGAAGCACGGCGCTCGAACTTCGCCACTGCAGCCGTCGGCGCCGGCATCGGCGGCTCGGCGCTGTCGGGTGACACCGGCGACGCCATCGGCGAGATCAACATCGACGAACTCGTCGAGACCGCGAACTGGGGCGAGGCGTCGACCGGTGCCGGCGACCAGATTGTCTCCGACCCCGCCTTCGACAGCGGCGACGACGACCTCGACATCCCCGACTTCCTGAAGTGAGCGGCGCGTTCCAGCCCGGCAGGCGGTGCGCATGAGCGCACTCGCCGACCGGCTGGCCGCCGTGCGCGCGGCCATCGCCGAGACCGCTGCCGCGGCCGGGCGATCGCCCGATGAGCTCACGACCGTGGTCGTCACGAAGTTCCAGCCGGCCTCGCTCGTGGCCGAGCTCGCTGAGCTCGGCGTGCGCGACATCGGCGAGAACCGCCATCAGGAGGCGCAGGCCAAGGCTGCCGAGCTGGCAGGGCTCGGGCTCCGCTGGCACTTCGTGGGCCAACTGCAGAGCAAGAAGGCCAGGCAGGCCCTCGCCTACGCCTCGGTGATCCACTCGGTCGACCGGCCAGGCCTCGTCGACGCGCTGCGGTCGGATGCCGCATCCGTCGACTGCTTCGTCCAGGTGAACCTCACCGACGACCCGGGTCGCGGCGGCGTCGCGCCGAACGAGCTCGACGCCCTCGTCGAGCGCGTGCTGGCGACATCCGGACTCCGCCTGCTCGGACTGATGGCCGTCGCACCGCTCGGCGAACCCGCCCGCCCTGCGTTCGCCCGCATGAGGGAATACTCGGAACGCATTCGTCGAATCGCTCCGGAAGCGCGAGGATTGTCCATGGGGATGTCCCACGACTACCGCGACGCGATATCGGAAGGTGCGACACACCTCCGGATCGGCACCGCAATCACCGGGAATCGGCCGGTCGCCGGTTAGCCTCGAAGAGACGGAAAACAGACGGAGGCAGCGATGTCGAACCCGCTCAAGAAGACCATGGTCTATCTCGGACTCGCCGATGAGGAGTTCGAAGACGAGACCCCACAGGCGCACCCGCAACCATCGGCCGCGCCGATCGTGCACGCGGCACCGGCGCCGAAGACCGGCGCGGCGGTGACGCCGCTGCGAAAGCACCATGTACAACCGAGCACACCGCAGGCGGAGATGAACGAAATCCTGACCGTGCACCCGCGTCAGTATCGCGACGCGCAGGTGATCGCCGAGTCCTTCCGTGATGGAGTGCCGGTGATCATCAACCTCTCGCAGATGTCGGATGCCGATGCGCGACGCCTGATCGACTTCGCGAGCGGTCTCTCGCAAGGCCTCTACGGCAAGATCGAGCGCGTCACGAGCAAGGTGTTCCTGCTCTCACCCGCACATGTGGTGGTCTCGGGGGAGACCGGCGAGGCCGAAGGCGACGTGGACGCGTCGTTCTTCACGCACGCGTAGCCACGTGGGCGCGTTCTCCGTCGTCTGGAGCATCCTCTACACGTTGCTCCTGATCTATTTCTTCGTGATGTGGGGGCGCTT
The Agromyces albus DNA segment above includes these coding regions:
- a CDS encoding YggS family pyridoxal phosphate-dependent enzyme; amino-acid sequence: MSALADRLAAVRAAIAETAAAAGRSPDELTTVVVTKFQPASLVAELAELGVRDIGENRHQEAQAKAAELAGLGLRWHFVGQLQSKKARQALAYASVIHSVDRPGLVDALRSDAASVDCFVQVNLTDDPGRGGVAPNELDALVERVLATSGLRLLGLMAVAPLGEPARPAFARMREYSERIRRIAPEARGLSMGMSHDYRDAISEGATHLRIGTAITGNRPVAG
- a CDS encoding cell division protein SepF, with the protein product MSNPLKKTMVYLGLADEEFEDETPQAHPQPSAAPIVHAAPAPKTGAAVTPLRKHHVQPSTPQAEMNEILTVHPRQYRDAQVIAESFRDGVPVIINLSQMSDADARRLIDFASGLSQGLYGKIERVTSKVFLLSPAHVVVSGETGEAEGDVDASFFTHA
- the ftsZ gene encoding cell division protein FtsZ, with the translated sequence MSTNQNYLAVIKVVGIGGGGVNAVNRMIELGLRGVEFIAINTDAQALLMSDADVKLDVGRDLTRGLGAGADPEVGRRAAEDHAEEIEEALAGADMVFVTAGEGGGTGTGGAPVIARIAKSIGALTIGVVTKPFGFEGKRRQTQAEQGVARLKEEVDTLIVVPNDRLLEISDRGISMLEAFATADQVLLAGVQGITDLITTPGLINLDFADVKSVMQGAGSALMGIGSSRGADRAIKAAELAVASPLLEASIDGAHGVLLSIQGGSNLGIFEINDAARLVQEAVHPEANIIFGAVIDDTLGDEVRVTVIAAGFDGGEPSSSAKPVEARRSNFATAAVGAGIGGSALSGDTGDAIGEINIDELVETANWGEASTGAGDQIVSDPAFDSGDDDLDIPDFLK